The Methanothrix sp. genome has a segment encoding these proteins:
- a CDS encoding lipopolysaccharide assembly protein LapB, which produces MLFLSTDPQHFEEEDLSLLRAVQGLDIRLQIGETASFEELKESIKSLQPHLVYLSGEANLSAGASGREAGFAFMDPAGKPDMRSAEEIARALEGGGVECIILGGGRRGPDPARDLLCQRLAEDLSVAVAWNGSFAPQGIISPLSQGLAVHEAIWGRGREMLKKILGGDEDGKEGAIQAYPFIYLVREPRGLFDPHKEREEEEAGYQMLPPMPGMTEGHAGGFVNRRRDLHRLYPDLRQGISNTLIITGEPGRGKSALANRLARMLAASGYLVIPLGGSIHNPITSARILEAAGRQLAAASELQGRERANGLLDSALSAGERLAALMELLRSNRILMLWDDLGLEEGTGMISDPHLGELFQQMVKGLRSSRAIITCSEAPADVPILPRLARSWRLDMLSQAAFLRFVLQDRATGERYRNGELSFDALADLYAQYKRDPSGLEQIRSALAEGLPSGGDPLSWLLESLSPESLLTLQRMAVYDVAMSAEGLAAAAMSSPERIIESLPLWEGLSLCHKAGELWAVHSSARAALREGLSLEERRDAHKRAGAFLEEMAEAGRSQDLSLLRLDALLEARGHYLEGGDLAEARRVTFRISSYLDRRGYHSELIRLNREIAEREEEEGKEQGDGPEPDTMNWIAQAYSNQMDLENAVRWYRRALDIAPNAISYQGLGMINLSQGEYDQAEENLHKAEQFYLSRNDRQGRAAVLQALASIDMAQKSGSAAKEKLERAARILEELGDKMGEAAVLQKMAGIDMMRRHFDSARPSLARSLQLAREMGDRSGEAVLLFNLADLDRETGELARAAGELDQALAITRELGDSKGTAASLHGLGMIFSQAGEKEKAAEHFREALSTYQELEDKPGEAGALFQLGALAVQMDRIGEGLRLMALSAVVLRSINSDEVKSIEPVVERLASQLNYSQDQFVAMLQEVMHSYVKDRGMGLVKRTFEDKGSIK; this is translated from the coding sequence ATGCTCTTTTTATCCACCGATCCCCAGCATTTTGAGGAGGAGGATCTGTCTCTTCTCCGGGCGGTGCAGGGACTGGACATTCGTCTGCAGATAGGAGAGACCGCATCCTTCGAGGAGCTCAAGGAGAGCATCAAGTCCCTCCAGCCTCACCTGGTATATCTCTCTGGGGAGGCAAATCTCTCCGCCGGCGCCTCTGGAAGGGAGGCGGGCTTCGCCTTCATGGATCCTGCAGGCAAGCCCGATATGCGGTCGGCAGAGGAGATAGCCCGTGCTCTGGAGGGGGGCGGAGTGGAGTGCATCATCCTCGGCGGGGGGAGAAGGGGGCCCGATCCAGCCCGGGATCTTCTCTGCCAGAGGCTGGCGGAGGATCTGTCTGTGGCAGTGGCCTGGAATGGCTCCTTTGCCCCTCAGGGGATCATCTCCCCGCTTTCACAGGGCCTGGCGGTGCATGAAGCCATTTGGGGCAGGGGTCGGGAGATGCTGAAGAAAATCCTGGGAGGAGATGAGGATGGAAAGGAGGGAGCGATACAGGCATATCCTTTCATCTATCTCGTCCGGGAACCAAGAGGCCTCTTTGATCCCCACAAGGAGAGAGAGGAGGAAGAGGCAGGATATCAAATGCTTCCCCCTATGCCAGGGATGACAGAAGGGCATGCAGGTGGATTTGTCAATAGAAGACGGGATCTGCACCGCCTCTATCCCGATCTGAGGCAGGGTATATCAAACACTCTTATAATCACTGGCGAGCCTGGCAGAGGAAAGAGCGCTCTTGCCAATCGCCTGGCCAGAATGCTTGCCGCCTCCGGCTATCTTGTGATTCCGCTTGGGGGAAGCATCCATAACCCCATAACCTCGGCCCGGATATTGGAGGCGGCAGGCCGGCAGTTGGCGGCAGCAAGTGAGCTTCAGGGGCGGGAGAGAGCGAATGGGCTCTTGGATTCAGCATTGTCTGCCGGCGAGAGGCTGGCTGCCCTGATGGAGCTTCTCCGCTCCAACCGCATCCTCATGCTCTGGGATGACCTCGGCCTGGAGGAGGGGACGGGCATGATCTCCGATCCCCATCTGGGCGAGCTTTTTCAGCAAATGGTCAAGGGCCTGCGTTCCAGCCGGGCGATCATCACCTGCTCTGAGGCCCCGGCGGACGTTCCCATTCTCCCCCGCCTGGCCAGGAGCTGGAGGCTGGATATGCTCTCCCAGGCGGCCTTCCTGCGGTTCGTCCTCCAGGATAGGGCGACAGGCGAAAGATACCGCAATGGTGAGCTCTCTTTTGATGCTCTGGCCGACCTTTACGCCCAATACAAGAGAGATCCCTCTGGGCTGGAGCAGATCCGCAGTGCTCTGGCAGAAGGTCTGCCCTCCGGGGGCGATCCCCTATCCTGGCTCCTTGAGAGCCTAAGCCCTGAATCGCTTCTTACACTGCAGAGGATGGCGGTCTATGATGTGGCCATGAGCGCGGAGGGATTGGCCGCTGCAGCTATGAGCAGCCCTGAGAGGATAATTGAGAGCCTGCCCCTCTGGGAGGGGCTGTCGCTCTGCCATAAGGCCGGTGAGCTGTGGGCAGTTCATTCCTCCGCCCGCGCCGCCCTTCGAGAGGGGCTGAGCCTGGAGGAGAGGAGGGATGCTCATAAGAGGGCGGGAGCATTTCTGGAAGAGATGGCGGAGGCAGGTCGCAGCCAGGACTTATCATTGCTCCGCCTCGATGCCCTCCTGGAGGCGCGGGGACATTATCTGGAGGGCGGCGACCTGGCAGAGGCGAGGAGGGTGACCTTCAGGATCAGCAGCTATCTGGACCGGCGGGGATACCACAGCGAGCTGATCAGATTGAACCGGGAGATAGCAGAGCGGGAGGAGGAAGAGGGGAAAGAGCAGGGGGATGGGCCGGAACCGGATACGATGAACTGGATCGCCCAGGCCTATTCCAACCAGATGGATCTGGAGAATGCTGTCCGGTGGTACAGAAGAGCACTGGATATCGCCCCCAATGCCATCAGCTATCAGGGTCTGGGAATGATCAATCTCAGCCAGGGCGAGTACGATCAGGCAGAGGAGAATCTGCATAAAGCGGAGCAATTCTATCTGAGCCGGAATGACCGGCAGGGGAGGGCAGCAGTTCTGCAGGCTCTGGCCTCAATCGATATGGCACAGAAGAGCGGCTCAGCAGCCAAAGAGAAGCTGGAGAGGGCTGCCCGGATCCTGGAGGAGCTGGGAGATAAGATGGGTGAGGCGGCAGTTTTGCAGAAGATGGCGGGCATTGATATGATGCGGCGCCATTTCGATTCTGCCCGGCCCAGCCTGGCCAGATCCCTGCAGCTGGCAAGAGAGATGGGCGACCGGTCGGGGGAAGCTGTTCTGCTCTTCAATCTGGCTGATCTTGACCGGGAGACGGGAGAGCTGGCCCGGGCAGCTGGGGAGCTGGATCAAGCTCTGGCCATCACCCGGGAGCTGGGCGACAGCAAAGGCACTGCTGCCAGCCTGCACGGCCTGGGAATGATCTTCTCTCAGGCGGGGGAGAAGGAGAAGGCAGCAGAGCATTTCCGCGAGGCCTTGAGCACCTATCAGGAGTTAGAGGACAAGCCGGGCGAGGCTGGAGCCCTCTTCCAGCTCGGCGCCCTGGCGGTGCAGATGGACAGGATAGGGGAAGGGCTCCGCCTCATGGCTCTATCTGCAGTGGTCTTGAGAAGCATCAATAGCGATGAGGTCAAGAGCATCGAGCCGGTGGTGGAGCGGCTGGCCTCGCAGCTCAACTACAGCCAGGATCAGTTTGTAGCTATGCTCCAGGAGGTCATGCATAGCTATGTTAAAGACAGGGGCATGGGGCTGGTGAAGAGGACCTTTGAAGATAAAGGGAGTATCAAATGA
- a CDS encoding DHH family phosphoesterase — protein sequence MNQCERCQGRGVLKIGEKPCPNCNGKGTTESISLGEASDNDMKSLIESGSATCSVCHGSGKIPLTESCPECHGLGREYLCVVCGTKLESKKEFCERCAKKPLVHILDPACDIRDISVGDIYQGKVSGLANFGAFVDLSDSVRGLAHNKYLKSRPEAGDSILVIVRNILPNGNIELEPVELKEYNTVEVEKELPLSKAADLHRLVGKTIMIKGEVIQVKQTGGPTIFTLADDSGLVFCAAFERAGVRAYSDIDSDMMVRVIGEATLRNNQVQVEIKSMKRLWGGEASQVKEQIEKAIDLRAEPAQTEFLVESEIMERLRPAMRAVAKEIRRAILKSQPIVVRHHADADGISAAVAIEMAILPLIAEVGGPDAEYHNYRRAPSKAPFYELEDVTKDLTFALEDQNRHGQKMPLIVLMDNGSTEEDVPAMRLAQVYGLEMLVVDHHHPHKIVDQFLVAHVNPAHAGGDFGLTTGMLATEIARMIQPGIENKILHFPAVSAVGDRSEAPEAEEYIRLVEERFSRDDLKKIALALDFEAFWQRFNDGRGMINDILCLGRLDRHQKIVELLCEQANSAIDEQLRASMGNVKSTKLPNGIIMNVLDVENFAHKFTFPPPGKTSGEVHDRLCQKYDGKPVVTIGYGPDFAVLRSRGVRMNIPQMVKELMEEIPNGGVSGGGHLVVGSIKFVGGMRKEVLAKLAEKIAACPVEEVPVEAQALGAEAM from the coding sequence ATGAATCAGTGTGAGAGATGTCAGGGCCGTGGAGTGCTCAAGATTGGGGAGAAGCCCTGTCCCAACTGCAATGGCAAGGGAACGACCGAGTCCATCTCCCTGGGAGAGGCTTCGGACAATGACATGAAATCTCTGATTGAGAGCGGCTCGGCAACATGCAGCGTCTGTCATGGCAGCGGCAAGATCCCCCTCACCGAGAGCTGCCCTGAATGCCACGGCCTGGGCCGGGAATATCTCTGCGTGGTCTGCGGGACAAAGCTGGAGAGCAAGAAAGAGTTCTGTGAGCGATGCGCCAAAAAGCCGCTGGTTCACATCCTCGATCCGGCCTGCGATATCAGAGACATCTCCGTGGGAGATATCTATCAGGGCAAGGTCTCCGGCCTGGCGAACTTCGGGGCCTTTGTCGATCTGTCCGATTCCGTGCGCGGCCTTGCCCACAATAAGTACCTCAAGAGCCGCCCTGAGGCCGGCGACAGCATCCTGGTGATAGTGAGGAACATCCTTCCCAATGGCAACATCGAGCTGGAGCCGGTGGAGCTGAAGGAGTACAACACTGTGGAGGTGGAAAAGGAGCTTCCTCTCTCCAAGGCAGCAGACCTTCACCGCCTGGTGGGCAAGACGATCATGATCAAAGGAGAGGTGATCCAGGTCAAACAGACCGGCGGCCCGACCATATTCACTCTGGCCGATGACAGCGGCCTGGTCTTCTGCGCCGCCTTCGAGCGGGCCGGGGTGCGGGCTTACTCAGATATCGATAGCGACATGATGGTCCGGGTGATCGGCGAGGCCACACTGCGCAACAACCAGGTCCAGGTGGAGATAAAATCCATGAAACGCCTCTGGGGAGGGGAGGCCTCCCAGGTGAAAGAGCAGATCGAGAAGGCCATCGATCTTCGGGCCGAGCCGGCGCAGACGGAGTTTCTGGTCGAAAGCGAGATCATGGAGAGATTGCGTCCGGCGATGAGGGCGGTGGCCAAAGAGATCCGCCGTGCTATACTCAAGTCCCAGCCAATAGTCGTCCGCCATCATGCTGATGCCGATGGCATCTCCGCTGCAGTGGCCATTGAGATGGCCATCCTCCCTCTGATCGCCGAGGTGGGCGGCCCAGATGCCGAGTACCATAACTACCGCCGCGCCCCCAGCAAAGCCCCCTTCTACGAGCTGGAGGATGTGACCAAGGATCTGACATTCGCTCTGGAGGATCAGAACCGGCACGGCCAGAAGATGCCTCTTATCGTTCTGATGGACAACGGCTCGACTGAAGAGGATGTTCCCGCTATGCGTCTGGCCCAGGTCTACGGCCTGGAGATGCTGGTGGTCGACCATCACCACCCTCACAAGATAGTGGACCAGTTCCTGGTGGCCCATGTCAATCCCGCCCATGCTGGTGGGGACTTCGGCCTGACCACTGGCATGCTGGCCACAGAGATCGCCCGCATGATCCAACCCGGGATTGAGAACAAGATCCTCCATTTCCCTGCCGTATCTGCCGTGGGCGATCGCAGCGAGGCCCCGGAGGCAGAGGAGTACATCCGCCTGGTGGAGGAGCGCTTCTCCAGAGATGATCTGAAGAAGATCGCCCTTGCCCTGGACTTTGAGGCCTTCTGGCAGCGCTTCAATGACGGCCGGGGAATGATAAACGACATCCTATGCCTTGGCCGGCTCGACCGCCATCAAAAAATCGTGGAGCTTTTATGCGAGCAGGCCAATTCTGCCATAGACGAGCAGCTCCGGGCGAGCATGGGCAATGTCAAGAGCACCAAGCTTCCCAATGGCATCATCATGAATGTCCTGGATGTGGAGAACTTCGCCCATAAGTTCACCTTCCCCCCGCCGGGAAAGACCTCTGGCGAGGTGCACGACCGACTATGCCAGAAGTACGATGGAAAACCGGTGGTCACCATAGGTTACGGCCCGGATTTCGCAGTGCTGCGCAGCCGGGGGGTGAGGATGAACATCCCCCAGATGGTCAAGGAGCTGATGGAGGAGATCCCCAATGGAGGGGTCTCAGGGGGAGGCCATCTAGTCGTTGGCTCCATCAAGTTCGTGGGCGGGATGAGAAAAGAGGTCCTGGCGAAGCTGGCAGAGAAGATCGCCGCCTGCCCGGTGGAGGAGGTTCCGGTGGAGGCGCAGGCATTGGGTGCAGAGGCGATGTGA
- a CDS encoding ATP-grasp domain-containing protein, with amino-acid sequence MRRISDKLWQARWLERNGFPFIRTEASAEGLDFPVMIKPRRGAGGVGCRVARTRSELDWGEGLIYQEVVAGRPASVSVISDGKEARALAANEQLIGESWTGAAGFRYCGNITPLEPHPESDIAGMAEGIVSRLGLVGSNGVDLLITEEGAVVVEVNCRFQASLDSVQCATGVNLFQAHLNSFRGVLPERPAIICSAGRAILYASRPLKIKERLLFPWTADVPRPGSRAERGDPFISVLARGSNREEVVSRLRERGDLVRKALH; translated from the coding sequence GTGCGCAGGATCTCAGACAAGCTCTGGCAGGCCCGCTGGCTGGAGAGGAATGGCTTTCCCTTCATCAGGACAGAGGCCTCTGCAGAGGGGCTGGACTTTCCGGTAATGATCAAGCCCAGGCGGGGGGCGGGCGGTGTGGGCTGCAGAGTGGCCAGGACTCGCAGCGAGCTTGACTGGGGGGAGGGGCTGATCTATCAGGAGGTCGTTGCCGGCCGGCCGGCGAGCGTCTCGGTCATCAGCGACGGAAAGGAGGCGCGGGCGCTGGCGGCGAATGAGCAGCTCATCGGCGAGAGCTGGACGGGAGCCGCGGGCTTTCGGTACTGCGGGAACATCACCCCCCTGGAGCCTCACCCTGAGAGCGATATAGCAGGCATGGCGGAGGGCATCGTCTCCCGGCTGGGGCTGGTGGGCAGCAACGGGGTAGATTTACTGATCACTGAGGAAGGGGCGGTGGTGGTGGAGGTCAACTGCCGCTTTCAAGCAAGCCTGGATTCTGTGCAGTGCGCCACAGGGGTCAATCTCTTCCAGGCTCATCTGAATTCCTTCCGGGGAGTGCTGCCCGAAAGGCCCGCCATCATCTGCTCTGCTGGAAGGGCGATCCTCTACGCCTCCCGCCCTCTGAAGATCAAAGAGAGGCTGCTTTTTCCCTGGACGGCAGACGTCCCCCGCCCGGGATCGAGAGCGGAAAGGGGCGATCCCTTCATCTCCGTCCTGGCCAGGGGGAGTAATAGGGAAGAGGTTGTCAGCAGATTGAGAGAGAGGGGGGATTTGGTCAGGAAGGCCCTTCACTGA
- a CDS encoding CHAT domain-containing protein gives MPLDPTSGENAAPGSESIIIQAENVMLQAAQQAKNEERDPSSMLRVLALLAAPVLDPKDPAQPPIPLDLHQEWHVLAHEVRQSNAPILLARLQPPTLQALRSALSPRAGMQELFPHILHFSGHAWREGLLLEDDLGQVHPASTGEILDALNGLPQPLDLVVLNGCESAADARSVAQALLDGGRARAVVGHERPVLDSEAVAFAGRLYAELTGGFPLKDAVDQARRKVTTHEVMLLGDDGLRFEMLNRGEPVIDRRRAAASLLSAQIGPFLGRGSDLVQISGILSHPPAVVVLFGPPGIGKTSLILQAALRNQWRFPGGVAYACGPRSGSGTATEMLRDLAGGLGLSPPAGREEEVLRIHTASHPTLMLLDNLESLPQEEMEQLSDSLRHLGGESAALLALRPSSQTLEDLPLARSISLHHGLAGAEAERYALYLARQKGIPLDGADARLIACSVDGHPLLIEKIVAQARRGDLKDLLDDVMRRQGDFAAQIGRVYKWCQDRLDDERRDAWASLPLFPAGAAPETLLKAAAGKGGPQALREAALADFDPEGQAWRWHATVAEYASSHWPIPPEERQKRLLALAPAWTLWLERLSGGEKSISRIEDQHLNLDLMVQASAGGCQECRPFLEALREKLPPPDRTPDPEGADSQAPPGQTGGAGAWGRGGEGQTAE, from the coding sequence ATGCCCTTGGACCCAACCAGCGGTGAGAATGCGGCCCCTGGATCAGAGAGCATCATCATTCAGGCAGAGAATGTGATGCTTCAGGCGGCCCAGCAGGCAAAGAATGAAGAGCGCGACCCATCCAGTATGCTCCGGGTGCTGGCCCTCCTGGCCGCTCCCGTCCTTGACCCAAAAGATCCTGCCCAGCCTCCTATTCCACTGGATCTGCACCAGGAGTGGCATGTCCTGGCTCATGAGGTGCGGCAGAGCAATGCTCCCATCCTGCTGGCCCGGCTGCAGCCTCCTACATTGCAGGCGCTGCGATCTGCTCTCTCCCCCAGGGCGGGGATGCAGGAGCTCTTTCCCCATATCCTCCACTTCAGCGGCCATGCCTGGAGGGAGGGGCTTCTTTTAGAGGATGATCTCGGCCAGGTCCATCCCGCCAGCACCGGGGAGATACTGGATGCTCTGAATGGTCTTCCCCAGCCCCTGGACCTGGTGGTGCTCAACGGCTGTGAGAGCGCCGCCGATGCCCGCTCAGTGGCACAGGCCCTGCTGGATGGCGGACGGGCCAGGGCGGTGGTGGGCCACGAGCGCCCTGTCCTCGACTCTGAGGCGGTGGCCTTCGCCGGCCGGCTGTATGCAGAGCTTACCGGCGGCTTTCCTCTGAAGGATGCAGTTGATCAAGCCCGCAGAAAGGTGACCACTCACGAGGTTATGCTGCTGGGGGATGACGGACTGCGCTTTGAGATGCTGAACAGAGGAGAGCCGGTGATTGACCGCCGGCGGGCGGCCGCGAGCCTCCTCTCCGCCCAGATCGGTCCCTTTCTGGGCAGGGGGAGTGACCTGGTGCAGATCTCAGGGATCTTGAGCCATCCCCCGGCGGTCGTTGTTCTCTTTGGCCCGCCGGGCATCGGCAAGACCAGCCTGATCCTGCAGGCTGCTCTTCGCAACCAATGGCGCTTTCCCGGCGGGGTGGCATATGCCTGCGGCCCCAGGTCCGGAAGCGGCACTGCTACCGAAATGCTCAGGGATCTGGCAGGCGGTCTGGGGCTTTCCCCTCCCGCAGGCAGGGAGGAGGAGGTGCTGCGGATACACACTGCCAGCCATCCCACCCTCATGCTATTGGACAACCTGGAATCCCTCCCCCAGGAGGAGATGGAGCAGTTGAGCGATTCTCTGCGCCATCTGGGAGGGGAGAGCGCAGCCCTGCTCGCTCTGCGGCCATCCAGCCAGACTCTGGAGGATCTGCCCCTGGCCAGGTCCATATCTCTGCATCATGGGCTGGCCGGGGCAGAGGCAGAGAGATATGCCCTCTATCTTGCCAGGCAGAAGGGCATTCCCCTGGACGGGGCCGACGCCCGGCTAATCGCCTGCTCTGTGGACGGCCATCCTCTGCTGATAGAGAAGATTGTGGCCCAGGCGAGGCGGGGAGACCTGAAGGATCTGCTGGATGATGTGATGAGGCGCCAGGGCGATTTTGCCGCCCAGATCGGCAGAGTCTATAAGTGGTGCCAGGATCGCCTCGATGATGAGCGAAGAGATGCCTGGGCCTCTCTGCCCCTATTTCCTGCCGGCGCTGCTCCGGAGACTCTTTTAAAGGCGGCAGCCGGCAAGGGCGGCCCTCAGGCCCTGAGGGAGGCAGCCCTGGCGGACTTCGACCCCGAGGGGCAGGCCTGGCGGTGGCATGCCACTGTGGCCGAGTACGCCAGCAGCCACTGGCCCATCCCTCCCGAGGAGAGGCAGAAGCGGCTGCTGGCGCTCGCCCCTGCCTGGACATTGTGGCTGGAGCGGCTTTCCGGTGGGGAGAAGAGCATATCGAGGATTGAGGATCAGCATCTCAACCTGGATTTGATGGTCCAGGCATCTGCCGGCGGCTGCCAAGAGTGCCGGCCATTTCTGGAGGCACTAAGAGAAAAGCTGCCCCCGCCGGATCGCACCCCTGATCCTGAGGGAGCTGATAGCCAGGCTCCGCCAGGCCAGACTGGAGGGGCTGGAGCCTGGGGAAGAGGAGGAGAGGGCCAGACGGCTGAATGA
- a CDS encoding tetratricopeptide repeat protein yields the protein MGRREDALASAQEAVEIHRKLARSNPAAFLPDLATSLNNLGNRLSALGRQKEAMASAQEAVDIHRHLAQSNPSAFLPDLATSLNNLGAPLLRAGPAGGGARSRPAGR from the coding sequence CTGGGCCGGCGGGAGGATGCGCTGGCCTCTGCTCAGGAGGCCGTTGAAATCCATCGCAAGCTCGCCCGTTCCAACCCTGCTGCCTTCCTGCCCGACCTGGCCACAAGCCTCAACAACCTTGGCAACCGCCTCTCCGCGCTGGGCCGGCAAAAGGAGGCGATGGCCTCCGCCCAGGAGGCCGTTGATATCCATCGCCATCTCGCCCAGTCCAACCCCTCCGCCTTCCTGCCCGACCTGGCCACAAGCCTCAACAACCTTGGCGCACCGCTTCTCCGCGCTGGGCCGGCGGGAGGAGGCGCTCGCTCCCGCCCAGCAGGCCGTTGA
- a CDS encoding tetratricopeptide repeat protein, with translation MAHRFSALGRREEALAPAQQAVEILRKLAQSNPAAFLPDLATSLNNLGIFLSALGRREDALALTQGGR, from the coding sequence TTGGCGCACCGCTTCTCCGCGCTGGGCCGGCGGGAGGAGGCGCTCGCTCCCGCCCAGCAGGCCGTTGAAATCCTTCGCAAGCTCGCTCAGTCCAACCCTGCCGCCTTCCTGCCCGACCTGGCCACAAGCCTCAACAACCTTGGCATATTCCTCTCCGCACTGGGCCGGCGGGAGGATGCGCTCGCTCTCACCCAGGGAGGCCGTTGA
- a CDS encoding tetratricopeptide repeat protein — MISLRKLAQSNPSAFLPDLATSLNNLGTFLSALGRRKDALALTQEAVDIRRKLAQSNPAAFLPDLARSLNSLGNRLSALGRLEEALAPTQEAVEIRRKFAQSNLAAFLPDLATSLNNLGASLSDLGRWEDALAPAQEATEILRRLAHSNPAAFLPHLATSLNNLGAFLSALGRREDALAPVQESVDIHRQLARSNPAAFLPDLAGSLNNLGASLSDLGRREDALAFAQEAVDIRRKLAQPNPAAFLPGLAKSLGAFGSVLSSLEQHEKATGIFAEGLQHIAPFYQEHPDAFAPLAGSLQDSYLQSCREADIKPDEKLLIMRKK; from the coding sequence TTGATATCCCTTCGCAAGCTCGCTCAGTCCAACCCCTCCGCCTTCCTGCCTGACCTGGCCACGAGCCTCAACAACCTTGGCACATTCCTCTCCGCGCTGGGCCGGCGGAAGGATGCGCTCGCTCTCACCCAGGAGGCCGTTGATATCCGTCGCAAGCTCGCCCAGTCCAACCCCGCTGCCTTCCTGCCCGACCTGGCCCGGAGCCTCAACAGCCTTGGCAACCGTCTCTCCGCGCTGGGCCGACTGGAGGAGGCGCTCGCTCCCACCCAGGAGGCCGTTGAAATCCGTCGCAAGTTCGCTCAATCCAACCTCGCTGCCTTCCTGCCCGACCTGGCCACAAGCCTCAACAACCTTGGCGCATCCCTCTCTGATCTGGGCCGGTGGGAGGATGCGCTTGCTCCCGCCCAGGAGGCCACTGAAATCCTTCGCAGGCTCGCTCATTCCAACCCCGCCGCCTTCCTGCCCCACCTGGCCACAAGCCTCAACAACCTTGGCGCATTCCTCTCCGCGCTGGGCCGGCGGGAGGATGCGCTCGCTCCCGTCCAGGAGTCCGTTGATATCCATCGCCAGCTCGCCCGTTCCAACCCCGCCGCCTTCCTGCCTGACCTGGCTGGAAGCCTCAACAACCTTGGCGCATCCCTCTCTGATCTGGGCCGGCGGGAGGATGCGCTCGCTTTCGCCCAAGAGGCCGTTGATATCCGTCGCAAGCTCGCCCAGCCCAACCCCGCCGCCTTCCTGCCCGGCCTGGCCAAAAGCCTTGGTGCATTTGGCAGTGTATTGAGCTCCCTTGAGCAGCACGAGAAGGCAACCGGGATCTTTGCCGAGGGATTGCAGCACATCGCACCCTTCTACCAAGAGCATCCCGATGCCTTTGCCCCCCTGGCCGGGTCCCTGCAGGATTCCTACCTCCAGTCATGCCGGGAGGCGGACATCAAGCCGGATGAAAAGCTGCTAATTATGAGAAAAAAATAG
- the tpiA gene encoding triose-phosphate isomerase — MTKIVLNFKTYRESTGREALRLAEICEDISQDYSVQMIVAPQAADIRALSQGVRIPVYAQHVDGVGYGGYTGHITAASLKAAGASGALINHSERRLKLADMEASLSACRDFGLKSIICTNNVATTRAAAALEPDYVAVEPPELIGSGIPVSKANPSVISDSVSAVKRIAPQVGVLCGAGITHGEDLKIALDLGSEGVLLASGIIKAKDQRLALEDLVTGAK; from the coding sequence ATGACCAAGATTGTGCTCAACTTCAAGACCTACCGTGAGTCAACCGGCCGGGAGGCCCTGCGCCTGGCAGAGATCTGCGAGGATATCTCTCAGGACTATTCTGTGCAGATGATAGTGGCACCGCAGGCGGCAGACATTCGTGCCCTATCCCAGGGGGTCAGAATCCCGGTCTACGCCCAGCATGTGGACGGCGTCGGCTACGGAGGATACACCGGCCACATAACTGCTGCCTCCCTGAAGGCTGCAGGGGCCAGTGGAGCGCTCATAAACCACTCTGAGAGAAGGCTCAAGCTGGCGGATATGGAGGCCTCCCTCTCTGCTTGCCGCGACTTTGGCCTCAAGAGCATCATCTGCACCAACAATGTGGCCACCACCCGGGCGGCAGCAGCCCTTGAACCCGATTATGTGGCAGTGGAACCCCCAGAGCTGATAGGAAGCGGCATTCCTGTATCCAAGGCCAATCCCAGTGTGATCAGCGATTCAGTCAGCGCAGTCAAGAGGATCGCCCCTCAGGTGGGAGTCCTGTGCGGCGCGGGAATAACCCACGGAGAGGATCTGAAGATCGCCCTGGATCTGGGATCGGAGGGCGTCCTTTTAGCATCGGGGATCATAAAGGCCAAAGATCAGCGTCTGGCTTTGGAAGACCTGGTGACCGGGGCAAAATAG
- a CDS encoding acylphosphatase has protein sequence MAVHVRVSGRVQGVYYRAYTRDRAKSLGVNGWVRNIPGGGVEAVLEGERHQVGELLRAMKTGPSGSAVLGMELSEIEAKGYNDFEIKY, from the coding sequence ATGGCGGTGCATGTCAGAGTCTCAGGCCGGGTGCAGGGGGTCTATTACCGCGCCTATACCCGCGACCGGGCCAAATCCCTGGGAGTCAACGGCTGGGTGCGAAATATCCCTGGCGGAGGGGTGGAGGCGGTGCTGGAGGGGGAGAGGCATCAGGTAGGAGAGCTGCTCCGAGCTATGAAGACCGGGCCTTCCGGCTCTGCAGTCCTGGGAATGGAGCTCTCTGAGATCGAGGCCAAAGGCTATAATGATTTTGAGATAAAATATTAA
- a CDS encoding 4Fe-4S binding protein → MLTINRYKCCYCGACVSVCPTCALELVETWLEISADCKECGICTKICPVGALEVEA, encoded by the coding sequence TTGCTTACCATCAACAGATACAAGTGCTGCTACTGTGGTGCCTGCGTCAGTGTATGCCCGACATGCGCCCTGGAGCTGGTGGAGACCTGGCTGGAGATTTCCGCAGACTGCAAAGAGTGCGGCATCTGCACCAAGATATGCCCGGTGGGAGCGCTGGAGGTCGAGGCATGA